From a single Accipiter gentilis chromosome 8, bAccGen1.1, whole genome shotgun sequence genomic region:
- the CTH gene encoding cystathionine gamma-lyase, translating to MERGGVRGFLPPFPHFATQAIHAGQEPEQWLSGAVVPPVSLSTTFKQQAPGEHAGYEYSRSGNPTRNCLEKAVAALDGAKYCLAYASGLAATLNITHLLKAGDTIICMDDVYGGTNRYFRKVAMKMGLNVSFVDCTKIECLEAAITPQTKLVWIETPTNPTLKVIDIQACADVVHKHKDVLLVVDNTFMSAYFQRPLSLGADICMYSATKYMNGHSDVVMGLVSVNCDDLYERLKFLQNSLGAVPSPFDCYLCNRGLKTLQIRMKQHFHNALAVARFLESDSRVEKVIFPGLPSHPQHELIKRQCTGCPGMITFYIKGNIKHAATFLKNLKVFTLAESLGGYESLAEHPAIMTHSSVPKEDREALGIGDTLIRLSVGLEDEEDLLEDLDQALKAAFEDNKA from the exons ATGGAGCGCGGCGGGGTGCGCGGCTTCTTGCCGCCCTTCCCGCACTTCGCCACGCAGGCCATCCACGCCGGGCAGGAACCCGAGCAGTGGCTTTCGGGCGCCGTGGTACCGCCTGTCTCCCTCTCCACCACCTTCAAGCAGCAGGCCCCCGGGGAACACGCG GGTTATGAATACAGCCGGAGTGGAAACCCTACCCGGAATTGCCTAGAGAAGGCTGTGGCAGCGCTAGATGGAGCTAAATACT GTTTGGCTTATGCTTCTGGCTTAGCTGCTACTTTGAATATTACTCACCTGTTAAAGGCAGGGGATACTATTATCTGCATGGATGATGTCTATGGAG gcacAAACAGATACTTCAGGAAAGTAGCCATGAAAATGGGTTTGAATGTATCTTTTGTTGACTGCACAAAAATTGAATGCCTGGAAGCTGCAATTACACCCCAGACCAAG CTCGTTTGGATTGAAACACCCACAAATCCCACATTGAAGGTCATTGACATTCAGGCCTGTGCAGATGTAGTACATAAGCATAAAGATGTTCTTCTAGTAGTAGACAACACCTTTATGTCTGCGTATTTCCAG cgTCCTTTATCTCTGGGGGCTGATATTTGTATGTATTCTGCAACCAAATACATGAATG GGCATAGTGATGTTGTAATGGGACTTGTTTCGGTAAACTGTGATGATCTCTACGAAAGGCTCAAATTCTTACAAAACT CTCTTGGAGCTGTTCCATCTCCCTTTGACTGTTACCTGTGCAATCGTGGTTTGAAGACACTGCAAATCCGGATGAAACAACATTTCCACAATGCATTAGCTGTTGCTCGATTTCTTGAGTCAGATTCCCGGGTGGAGAAAGTAATTTTCCCAG GCTTGCCTTCACACCCTCAGCATGAGTTGATCAAGCGGCAGTGTACTGGCTGTCCTGGGATGATAACCTTTTACATTAAAGGAAATATCAAACATGCTGCTACCTTTCTCAAGAACTTAAAG GTTTTTACACTGGCTGAGAGTCTGGGTGGATATGAAAGCCTAGCAGAGCATCC ggCCATCATGACTCACTCTTCAGTGCCTAAAGAAGATAGGGAAGCTCTTGGAATTGGTGATACATTAATTCGCCTGTCAGTTGGTTTGGAAGATGAAGAAGATTTACTGGAAGACCTAGATCAAGCTCTGAAAGCTGCG TTTGAAGACAATAAGGCTTGA